TCTGGTAGCAGGGACGCGCTGGAAGTGTTGACGAACAGGGAATTGTTCGGCGAATACCTGTGATCGCGTAAAGTGACGTGACGCATTCTGTTGAGAGAACGTCTCCCGGAAATGCTCCTCAGCGTCTTTCCAAAAGACGCCTCCCTCGATCCTTGAGACAGCATTTCGTAATCAGCGTTACTAGCGTCTAAGGTCTTCGTGTTTTCTTTCATGCAATCGTTCAGCTTGATTTGTACGTCCTTCAACATTATGGAGGGATCGTACGAAACGAACGACGTTTCCTTATTGTGGGTTTCCTCCTCGActttctccttctccttctgGCCATCATTCTGCGATACGACCTCGGACACTTCGGACAGTTCCGACGTCGTGGATTCCAAGATGTCTACCGAATAGCTCTCCGTATCGGTTTGCGACTCGCTTTGCACGTCTTCCTTTTCTTGGATATCAGCTTTTGATTCTGACTGTAAAGAAATACATTCCTCTTTCGCCTCTTTCGATTCTGTATTATCGTTCGATTTCTCCTCCTGTGTCTTCGTAGCGCTGTCTTCGGTTTCAAAACTCAAAGTTAAATCAGGTTCTTCGTGCTCTTCGGCCTCCTTAGGAATCTCTGCTACCTCCTGTTCCTGAATTTGTTCCTCCTCCACTACCAgcgattctttatttacagAGTTCTCTTGTTCCTTGGAATCCGGGGGAAGTTTGACGGTAGCATGGTCGACGCACTCGTCGGATTCTTGGGTGTCCTTGACCGTATCTTTCTTTGCATCTTCGTTTTCCGTAGTTGCATCGAGTTTAACCTCTGCTTCCTCTGATTCTGGCTGCATATTTTCAAGTGTCGGTTCTACGCTTTTATCGGGAATCGTTAACTTCTTATCTTTAGAGCTACCAGGTGGTCTACCAAGAggctttttaataaaactcaaTTCAGACTGTGTAGGAGCTTGAAGTTTACTCTGCAACAGACACATTATCATATACTTCAATAGGAGTACAATTCTTCAAAAAGTCATATCATTGGACAaattttaactaaattatttagGTGCAACAGCAATATTGTTAACAACTTTTGAGAGCCATCAAACTTACAGTAACGTGTTTCCTTTGATTCTGTGGTATTTTTTTCTGCGTGGTACTCAATTCAGGCCTGTAACAAGGAAATACGTGTGTTCAAAGTCATTGAAAGGATAGTAGACACAGAATTATAGCCAATTTCCATAGAGTAAGAACTACCGGAGGTGATGAGAggtactatttaaaaaaaaaaaaagagagaaaaaaaagaaaacttggCACAGCGGCTAATCCAAAGTTTCTCGTTTACagctttcgaatattttcacgatatTTCACATCTGCCCATTCATTCCAAATCGTTTGTTCCACAATTCGATCGTTTTCTCGTATTAACGGAAACCGAATAACGTGACTCCAAAGTGTTTGAAGAAAGCGTTTCGATTATACGCGTTAGGCCCGTGATTTCGGTAGTTATCTTCCGTCGAAAGCGAGTGACATTTGGCCTGCTTTATCCTCggatatttgaaagaaaaagaaaagatcgCGTACGCGATTCGAAGAATGATAATCCATGGCGACGTCATGTCAGTTTACGCGACGATCGAAACGTATCGTGTACATCTCAAAAGGAAAACAGCGGATGTTATTCGCGATGTGTGATAAacattgggttgtccagaaagttcgtgccaatttttaagaaacattcgaagacacgtttgaatttcgatatttatttattgaattatatatgtaccattttgttccacaatttgtCCACCTTTTAAAGGATGTcaacatgttatttgttttcaaccattccggtATATTCAGATCtataccgcctactaaaaatcagcatggactttccagacaatccaatatgtatatgtatattatatagaaatgtatacaatatacGACGCAACTTCCAGGGTTTCTCTGGCGAGAAGCACGATACAAAGTGAGAGCGAGAAGAAAACTAGCGACGGAATGGGGAGTAACTCTGGATAAACTCGCTGGTTCGTTGGGCTGATTGGTTTTACAAACCTGTTCGGATTCTCAGATTGCCGCTGTCTCTTGTGCGAGTTGAGCAGTCTCCGACTGAGCAAATTCCTCTCATCGCCCCCAGGGACCGCCTTCTTTGGCGTCTTACCCATGCTGTTTAGCGTACGTTTACGCTTATGTTAATTCTCGTACTCTTTCCACCGCCCTTTCTTTTTAACCGTTCGTTAATACTTGTCCCCGTGTATACAACCAACGAAGCCTCGGTATGCACAGTTTAAGATACAGAGGATCGAGTAAATCTATCTGTACTTTGTTTCCGGTTTTACATATATCGATATACTCGACCGTTTTCTCCCTCACTGTTTCTCGATTCGTTGTATCGTAGAGCACTCACATTCCCCGTTACTCCGACAATAAGGTCAGCAAATAATCATACGAATAAATAACGGACGAACCTGCGCGTTTGTGTAACCGAAGTCCTAGCGTGCTGCGTGCAACGCTTGGGACGCCATGTAACACACCGCTCACCCGCTTGCTCGCTTCGAAGGGATCGTAAACCCACGCGCTAAGATCCGTCTTGGGAACGACCCAAACAAGCTCGACAGCCTCGTGCAAATTTGTCCGTTATTACGGGAACAACCGAGCTAGACGAAAGCTTCCGTAATTGGATAGAACTTTTTACGTAACCGACTCAAGGAAAGCCATCCGCTGAAAGTGTCAACGCTGCACGATAGCGTCCATACACACTCGCGCAGCCCCGGCACACTGAATTTTACCACTCGCCGTAGTAGCGGTAAATTCCGTTGATGACAAACAATGGGAACGAGCGTGAATATACAGAGGCGCTGCTGTCGTGTCGCGTTTCTTTTCGCTGGTCTCTATGCGTATGTGTGTTACACAGGTTACTGGGCGCCAAAAAACCTTGTTTGTAGTGGGTCGTACTACACAAATGCACAGACGTGAAATTTACCTCTGATTGGTTGAGAGTTGTTGGTTCCGGAAGCTGGTTGGCGAACACTCCAGAGTATTTGGTAGAGTAAACAAGCTTCTCGgcagcagagatgggcaaaaccctagacttcgaataaatctgaagtttgccgatatgtttgtctcgttttcttctttggaaaattttcaaaagagggaacgagacaaacatatcagctAACTTCaggtttattcgaagcctacggttttgcccatctctgcttcTCGGCGATAATATTCACCTGGTGATACCGAGGTAATCAACAGCACTAATGCCCTTGTGCTAAAATTTATACCGATACCCTTATGTATACTTCGTTAAATGTTAGATGGGACTTTTGTTCGTCGTGACGTAGGTTACTAGATGTATCAATCTTTGAGTcagcgccatcggtggcgaaACATTCaagtttgtaatgaaaatagtaGTTCCTAAAAGTTTATCCTCGAAGAGTTTCTATATCTTTTTcgatagatggcgccatttgcatgtgataataaaacaaacaaaaatagaggGTTATGTATCctataataaatgaatgaacaaggattgtgatattaaaatatgaatgagaatcattttttgacccttaattctttattttttaattgaaataaataattgctcCATCTAGCGTAGACAGTgagaactattcgaggacaaccttgggcgttttcccgatagaggcgctgatcataaaaatagttcggcaaaaagaaaatagaaagaaagaaagaagcgaGATGAGATCATTATTTTGTTAGACATGGTAAAGAGAATTATAATGGAGTTCCTATAGAGgataagcaaaaaaaaaaaaatgatgacgTAAAGCATAAATGTAAGTTGTTACATAGATAGAAAATAAGGTAACATTATGAAATAAGATTTATAATGTACCTAGATAGTTAAGTGtgatgtaaaaatgtatataggGTTAAACAGTCTGTCCAAGGACTAaccaataaaaaagtttttcagTTCAGTTCAATAGTTCGGCAGGCCTCAGGACACCGTGCTGGGTATACTGTGATAGTAACCAGAGTAACCTACAACTACAATTTCTATAAGTAAAATTCTGCCGAGATGGATGCTGTAGaacatgaatattcaaaaaccaatgaaattaatgaatctGAAAAAAAACGGTTGAAATCATTaaaggaaaagagagaaacatATAGAgctaaagaattattaatacagaATGCACTGAAGAGTTTGGTAcatattccatttaaattaatgatacCAAAAAGCTtctttatttccaaataattatGTATCTATTCCTACAGGATAACAAATCcaatgcaaataaaataatattcgatgaAGATATTGATCAAGTGCAGCAACCTAgagttaagaaaataaaaaaaaagaaacgtgatTTGTTTGACGACGATGAAGGCAAAGATAATGAATTGTTGTGGGATGATAGCACATTTGAAGTTGCAAAAAAGGTTTGAAAAGATATCttgcttttaaaatttttatcttgaTTAGTTagtattcattaataataatttcagccTTGTAGACAAAGTATCACTTTAGGAAATGATGAAAGGTTTAAACTTGATAAACGGTTTATGGATGATGATTGTGaagtagataaaaatattacaacagATAACATTGATGAATGTgatttgcaaaaagaaaaagaatggcaattagatattttagaaaatattttaggagTGCCGATTCAGGATACTTCCAAAAGCAAAGAAACACACAAGGATGTAAAGTTTCCAAGGTACACattcaaataataagtaacataaaagatatttgtataaatggatgtatttttatgttatagttttttaattttttagaaaacaaatgatTAGGTATGATCCTACAGAAAGTAATCATAAAGAATATGAGATTATTGAAGAGAAATCAGAATTGCCtaccaaaaatgttaaaaaaaacaaaagagcTAAGGGTATCATTGAAGACCCtgctaaaaattcaataactGAAGTATCTAAAGATGTCTATTATTCAGTATCAGAGTCATTGTCGAAAAGTTTGAAAGAAGGAGGCCAATTTAGTCTACTAAAAACGTCTCAAAAAgcagaaacaaatgaaaaggGTTGGtgtttattgtatatattaaaattttatatcaaaaatatttattttgtaataaatatttgcatactTTTAGAAGATCACGAGTATAATGCACCCACAATAGATTCTTCAAACCAACCAAAATTTCACTTTAGTTTTGATAGGAAAAACCCATTTAAGTATGACTCATCCGATGATGAAAAtgataacaaagaaaaagaacctGAGAAGAAACATCATATAAATCATATATCtacggaaataaataaatttttttttgacattAATGATACACGTTTTAATGGTATGTACATGGTAAAACATAATTTGCAATAAGAACTAATGTTACAGATTttaatgtttagaaaatttcagaggcagtacaatttttttccaaagaatCAGTGCCAGATAGCGAATTTAAAAACCTTAGACgggaattaaaacaaattgtgCGTTTAAAAGttcaaagaaatgtaaaaaagaatcaacCATATGgacgtaaaaagaaaattaaacgatagggaattagattaaaaaatttgtttagctgtatttgtaaatgttgtaatcttttaaaaatataaatatcaaattcgtacaaatattttagaaaaaaaaaacaattaaatatttgtaaatatatttatacaatgtGTGTATACCATACAAAATATCATGTAGTATCCTATTTTCTTAATATGGagttaacaattattaatacattatttgttGTTACTATTGATGCCATACATATATTCAACAATAATCGTAACAACTTTTAAGAACATAATATACTATGATAGatcctttaaaaaataaaaaataaatgcatttaGTATTGGTCCATATTCAGCCTTCatcaataaattcataatatatattcaaaataattgtactGAATAAAGCATACATcctaaatgttttttttttttttgcgaaattggaaataaaaggGTCTATTGATTCAATTCATGTAGTTGTAGTTAATCTTTTAAGCCACTCTGCGGTATGTTTTTTCTAGTAACCTTAAAAAGAGTTCATGTGGAAGTCCACGCGATATTTGttgtatatgtgtatgtaataaattgtacGTTTCTTCTTCATAGATGGAATAGGTATTTCGTATACCTAATTCTTCGTAAAGTTGTTTCACGCGCTCCACTTTTTCTGGATCTGGCACTCCATAGCACTCCTATATATTACCAAATATTACCAATACTtccaacaaataataattttattgattacgcatttacctttaaaatctttttttgttcttgtGAAACTCGTTGCAAAGCTACAACGATAAGCCACGAACATTTTCCTACTTCTATATCTGTACCAAGTTTCCCAGTAGTTTCCGAGTCACCATAACAATCTAAATAGTCATCTTGAACTTGAAAGAAGTGACCCATTTCgtataaaatagtttttgCTTGTCTATACATCTCTGGATCCTTAATACCAGCCTAttaatggtaataataataaggaatataaatataatatcaaagtataattataaaagatgTATAAAAGttactataataaatgaaacatacaTGATACATAGCAGCTGTAACTGGCAGAATAAACGTATAGTAAGCTGTTTTGTATTTAACAATGGAATTATATCGATCCATTGTAAAGAGATCTAGATTTGGTTTTTTTCCAAAGTTTGTTGATAGTATATCCAGACATTGACCATATGCTGTTTTTAATGTAGTCTGCAAGATGAGATTAAATCATTCTACCTTTGgctatacaacttttaatttcttatctACTTAGACACTTATATTTGTTACTTACATCTTGGAATAATTCTATAAGATTTATGTAATAATCTTTGGACCTAAAATGTGTTCTTAGGAGTTGATATAAACATGCCTGCAGCAACATACTATCATTAACTGCTGTTAATCCAATATCACCATGTAAGTACCAACATGGCTGACCGCGTCGAGTTTTTGACTGATCTTGAATATCGTCATTTATTAGCAAGAATGCTTGTAACTGtaacataataattttaccaTATCTTATACGt
This portion of the Hylaeus volcanicus isolate JK05 chromosome 4, UHH_iyHylVolc1.0_haploid, whole genome shotgun sequence genome encodes:
- the LOC128874611 gene encoding serrate RNA effector molecule homolog, whose amino-acid sequence is MGKTPKKAVPGGDERNLLSRRLLNSHKRQRQSENPNRPELSTTQKKIPQNQRKHVTSKLQAPTQSELSFIKKPLGRPPGSSKDKKLTIPDKSVEPTLENMQPESEEAEVKLDATTENEDAKKDTVKDTQESDECVDHATVKLPPDSKEQENSVNKESLVVEEEQIQEQEVAEIPKEAEEHEEPDLTLSFETEDSATKTQEEKSNDNTESKEAKEECISLQSESKADIQEKEDVQSESQTDTESYSVDILESTTSELSEVSEVVSQNDGQKEKEKVEEETHNKETSFVSYDPSIMLKDVQIKLNDCMKENTKTLDASNADYEMLSQGSREASFGKTLRSISGRRSLNRMRHVTLRDHRYSPNNSLFVNTSSASLLPDETEDFKILRYSTGLSDTISTTNGSSSERKRKYETEDWNSSKKPKTESENSLLNTSISILKGLRRPIQVSTPRSELKFQTNKLNLTEDESNAMNDGTGRKWCNIM
- the LOC128874613 gene encoding probable RNA-binding protein CG14230 isoform X1: MDAVEHEYSKTNEINESEKKRLKSLKEKRETYRAKELLIQNALKSLDNKSNANKIIFDEDIDQVQQPRVKKIKKKKRDLFDDDEGKDNELLWDDSTFEVAKKPCRQSITLGNDERFKLDKRFMDDDCEVDKNITTDNIDECDLQKEKEWQLDILENILGVPIQDTSKSKETHKDVKFPRKQMIRYDPTESNHKEYEIIEEKSELPTKNVKKNKRAKGIIEDPAKNSITEVSKDVYYSVSESLSKSLKEGGQFSLLKTSQKAETNEKEDHEYNAPTIDSSNQPKFHFSFDRKNPFKYDSSDDENDNKEKEPEKKHHINHISTEINKFFFDINDTRFNEAVQFFSKESVPDSEFKNLRRELKQIVRLKVQRNVKKNQPYGRKKKIKR
- the LOC128874612 gene encoding farnesyl pyrophosphate synthase, with product MSFTLQKYVQSLFKRNLSRNFVDSTRIKDNISRQFNQISSARFLRCKINTPISESFRTNIATKSLYCVPRATFVTNKDESRELMGVWPDVVRDLTETGRNLDIPDVTKWTAKVLQYNVPTGKKSRALAVVLAYKLLVPQHDLTEENLRLARIIGWCTELLQAFLLINDDIQDQSKTRRGQPCWYLHGDIGLTAVNDSMLLQACLYQLLRTHFRSKDYYINLIELFQDTTLKTAYGQCLDILSTNFGKKPNLDLFTMDRYNSIVKYKTAYYTFILPVTAAMYHAGIKDPEMYRQAKTILYEMGHFFQVQDDYLDCYGDSETTGKLGTDIEVGKCSWLIVVALQRVSQEQKKILKECYGVPDPEKVERVKQLYEELGIRNTYSIYEEETYNLLHTHIQQISRGLPHELFLRLLEKTYRRVA
- the LOC128874613 gene encoding probable RNA-binding protein CG14230 isoform X3 → MDAVEHEYSKTNEINESEKKRLKSLKEKRETYRAKELLIQNALKSLDNKSNANKIIFDEDIDQVQQPRVKKIKKKKRDLFDDDEGKDNELLWDDSTFEVAKKPCRQSITLGNDERFKLDKRFMDDDCEVDKNITTDNIDECDLQKEKEWQLDILENILGVPIQDTSKSKETHKDVKFPRKQMIRYDPTESNHKEYEIIEEKSELPTKNVKKNKRAKGIIEDPAKNSITEVSKDVYYSVSESLSKSLKEGGQFSLLKTSQKAETNEKDHEYNAPTIDSSNQPKFHFSFDRKNPFKYDSSDDENDNKEKEPEKKHHINHISTEINKFFFDINDTRFNEAVQFFSKESVPDSEFKNLRRELKQIVRLKVQRNVKKNQPYGRKKKIKR
- the LOC128874613 gene encoding probable RNA-binding protein CG14230 isoform X2 gives rise to the protein MDAVEHEYSKTNEINESEKKRLKSLKEKRETYRAKELLIQNALKSLDNKSNANKIIFDEDIDQVQQPRVKKIKKKKRDLFDDDEGKDNELLWDDSTFEVAKKPCRQSITLGNDERFKLDKRFMDDDCEVDKNITTDNIDECDLQKEKEWQLDILENILGVPIQDTSKSKETHKDVKFPRKQMIRYDPTESNHKEYEIIEEKSELPTKNVKKNKRAKGIIEDPAKNSITEVSKDVYYSVSESLSKSLKEGGQFSLLKTSQKAETNEKEDHEYNAPTIDSSNQPKFHFSFDRKNPFKYDSSDDENDNKEKEPEKKHHINHISTEINKFFFDINDTRFNENFRGSTIFFQRISAR